A portion of the Candidatus Saccharimonadales bacterium genome contains these proteins:
- a CDS encoding YciI family protein, protein MTKYMLLYKGAATPTEDMSEDQGKEVMAKWQTWMEKVGGALVDVGAPITPNAGVDKVDDGSTGSLTALSGYSIIEADDLEAAKALVDGHPFLSEGQGNFSVEVQELQPAPF, encoded by the coding sequence ATGACAAAGTACATGTTGCTGTATAAAGGAGCCGCCACACCAACTGAGGACATGAGTGAGGACCAGGGAAAAGAAGTGATGGCCAAATGGCAAACCTGGATGGAAAAAGTCGGCGGCGCGCTGGTTGATGTCGGTGCCCCCATAACGCCCAACGCTGGCGTGGATAAAGTGGATGACGGTTCAACCGGCAGTTTGACAGCGCTTAGTGGATATTCGATTATTGAGGCCGACGATCTAGAGGCAGCCAAGGCACTAGTGGACGGCCACCCGTTTTTAAGCGAAGGACAAGGTAATTTCAGCGTTGAGGTTCAAGAACTTCAACCGGCCCCATTTTAA